A single genomic interval of Malania oleifera isolate guangnan ecotype guangnan chromosome 11, ASM2987363v1, whole genome shotgun sequence harbors:
- the LOC131167734 gene encoding short-chain dehydrogenase reductase 3b-like isoform X1 gives MLRLLTRDCRWISQSLCRSSVRFSSSGAGGRLLCLSFKSRLEGKVALITGGASGLGRAAAHEFIHHGARVVIADIDAQRGPQVARELGSKAHFVRCDVSVEAEVAEAVAATLDLHHKLDVMYNNAGITGPSIPPSVADLDLKDFDRVMRVNVRGTIAGIKHAARVMIPAGSGSILCTSSISGLMGGLGPHPYSISKFTIPGIVKSMASELCRHGVRINCVSPFAIATPLVLAQFNALLPGVSQEHIMKIISSLGELKGTKCEEIDVARAALFLASDEAKYVTGHNLVVDGGFTCSKNLGFPTSDQAM, from the exons ATGCTCAGATTGCTCACCAG AGACTGTAGGTGGATCTCCCAGAGTTTATGCAGAAGCTCAGTGAGATTTTCTTCATCTGGAGCTGGGGGCAG attactttgcctttctttcaAAAGCAGGCTTGAGGGGAAGGTGGCCCTCATCACCGGAGGAGCAAGTGGGCTTGGTAGGGCTGCGGCCCATGAGTTCATCCACCACGGAGCTCGTGTTGTCATTGCCGATATCGACGCCCAACGCGGCCCGCAAGTGGCTAGAGAGTTGGGCTCGAAAGCCCACTTCGTCCGCTGCGACGTATCGGTGGAGGCCGAGGTGGCCGAGGCCGTCGCCGCCACTCTAGACCTCCACCACAAGCTCGATGTGATGTACAATAATGCTGGGATAACAGGCCCGTCCATTCCGCCCAGTGTTGCTGACCTTGACCTCAAAGATTTTGACCGGGTCATGCGGGTCAACGTTCGAGGCACCATTGCAGGGATAAAGCATGCAGCCCGGGTGATGATCCCTGCGGGCTCGGGCTCGATTCTTTGCACATCGAGCATTAGTGGGCTTATGGGCGGGCTTGGGCCGCACCCCTATTCGATATCGAAATTTACGATACCGGGAATCGTCAAGTCCATGGCTAGCGAGCTGTGTCGGCATGGGGTGCGAATCAACTGTGTTTCCCCTTTTGCAATCGCCACGCCGCTCGTGTTGGCACAGTTTAATGCGCTTCTCCCAGGTGTGAGTCAAGAACACATAATGAAGATCATTAGCAGTCTAGGAGAGTTGAAGGGAACAAAGTGTGAAGAAATAGATGTGGCACGAGCAGCATTGTTTTTGGCATCGGATGAAGCTAAGTACGTGACGGGTCATAACTTGGTTGTGGATGGGGGTTTCACGTGCTCCAAAAATCTTGGATTTCCTACTTCGGATCAAGCCATGTGA
- the LOC131167734 gene encoding short-chain dehydrogenase reductase 3b-like isoform X2: MLRLLTRDCRWISQSLCRSSVRFSSSGAGGSRLEGKVALITGGASGLGRAAAHEFIHHGARVVIADIDAQRGPQVARELGSKAHFVRCDVSVEAEVAEAVAATLDLHHKLDVMYNNAGITGPSIPPSVADLDLKDFDRVMRVNVRGTIAGIKHAARVMIPAGSGSILCTSSISGLMGGLGPHPYSISKFTIPGIVKSMASELCRHGVRINCVSPFAIATPLVLAQFNALLPGVSQEHIMKIISSLGELKGTKCEEIDVARAALFLASDEAKYVTGHNLVVDGGFTCSKNLGFPTSDQAM; the protein is encoded by the exons ATGCTCAGATTGCTCACCAG AGACTGTAGGTGGATCTCCCAGAGTTTATGCAGAAGCTCAGTGAGATTTTCTTCATCTGGAGCTGGGGGCAG CAGGCTTGAGGGGAAGGTGGCCCTCATCACCGGAGGAGCAAGTGGGCTTGGTAGGGCTGCGGCCCATGAGTTCATCCACCACGGAGCTCGTGTTGTCATTGCCGATATCGACGCCCAACGCGGCCCGCAAGTGGCTAGAGAGTTGGGCTCGAAAGCCCACTTCGTCCGCTGCGACGTATCGGTGGAGGCCGAGGTGGCCGAGGCCGTCGCCGCCACTCTAGACCTCCACCACAAGCTCGATGTGATGTACAATAATGCTGGGATAACAGGCCCGTCCATTCCGCCCAGTGTTGCTGACCTTGACCTCAAAGATTTTGACCGGGTCATGCGGGTCAACGTTCGAGGCACCATTGCAGGGATAAAGCATGCAGCCCGGGTGATGATCCCTGCGGGCTCGGGCTCGATTCTTTGCACATCGAGCATTAGTGGGCTTATGGGCGGGCTTGGGCCGCACCCCTATTCGATATCGAAATTTACGATACCGGGAATCGTCAAGTCCATGGCTAGCGAGCTGTGTCGGCATGGGGTGCGAATCAACTGTGTTTCCCCTTTTGCAATCGCCACGCCGCTCGTGTTGGCACAGTTTAATGCGCTTCTCCCAGGTGTGAGTCAAGAACACATAATGAAGATCATTAGCAGTCTAGGAGAGTTGAAGGGAACAAAGTGTGAAGAAATAGATGTGGCACGAGCAGCATTGTTTTTGGCATCGGATGAAGCTAAGTACGTGACGGGTCATAACTTGGTTGTGGATGGGGGTTTCACGTGCTCCAAAAATCTTGGATTTCCTACTTCGGATCAAGCCATGTGA
- the LOC131167734 gene encoding short-chain dehydrogenase reductase 3c-like isoform X3: protein MLRLLTRDCRWISQSLCRSSVRFSSSGAGGRLEGKVALITGGASGLGRAAAHEFIHHGARVVIADIDAQRGPQVARELGSKAHFVRCDVSVEAEVAEAVAATLDLHHKLDVMYNNAGITGPSIPPSVADLDLKDFDRVMRVNVRGTIAGIKHAARVMIPAGSGSILCTSSISGLMGGLGPHPYSISKFTIPGIVKSMASELCRHGVRINCVSPFAIATPLVLAQFNALLPGVSQEHIMKIISSLGELKGTKCEEIDVARAALFLASDEAKYVTGHNLVVDGGFTCSKNLGFPTSDQAM from the exons ATGCTCAGATTGCTCACCAG AGACTGTAGGTGGATCTCCCAGAGTTTATGCAGAAGCTCAGTGAGATTTTCTTCATCTGGAGCTGGGGGCAG GCTTGAGGGGAAGGTGGCCCTCATCACCGGAGGAGCAAGTGGGCTTGGTAGGGCTGCGGCCCATGAGTTCATCCACCACGGAGCTCGTGTTGTCATTGCCGATATCGACGCCCAACGCGGCCCGCAAGTGGCTAGAGAGTTGGGCTCGAAAGCCCACTTCGTCCGCTGCGACGTATCGGTGGAGGCCGAGGTGGCCGAGGCCGTCGCCGCCACTCTAGACCTCCACCACAAGCTCGATGTGATGTACAATAATGCTGGGATAACAGGCCCGTCCATTCCGCCCAGTGTTGCTGACCTTGACCTCAAAGATTTTGACCGGGTCATGCGGGTCAACGTTCGAGGCACCATTGCAGGGATAAAGCATGCAGCCCGGGTGATGATCCCTGCGGGCTCGGGCTCGATTCTTTGCACATCGAGCATTAGTGGGCTTATGGGCGGGCTTGGGCCGCACCCCTATTCGATATCGAAATTTACGATACCGGGAATCGTCAAGTCCATGGCTAGCGAGCTGTGTCGGCATGGGGTGCGAATCAACTGTGTTTCCCCTTTTGCAATCGCCACGCCGCTCGTGTTGGCACAGTTTAATGCGCTTCTCCCAGGTGTGAGTCAAGAACACATAATGAAGATCATTAGCAGTCTAGGAGAGTTGAAGGGAACAAAGTGTGAAGAAATAGATGTGGCACGAGCAGCATTGTTTTTGGCATCGGATGAAGCTAAGTACGTGACGGGTCATAACTTGGTTGTGGATGGGGGTTTCACGTGCTCCAAAAATCTTGGATTTCCTACTTCGGATCAAGCCATGTGA